The window CGACCGATTACGCAATCCGACCGGATGAACTAGCCTTAGCCTGCGAAGATCGCGGCTTTGAGTCGATTTGGTTTCCTGAACATACCCATATCCCGGCTAGTCGAAAGTCACCGTGGCCGGGCGGTGCAGAGTTGCCGAAAGAGTACTGGCATACACATGATCTCTTTGTCGCGATGACTGCCGCGGCTGCCGTCACCAAGAACATCAAAATCGGCAGCGGGATATGTTTGGTGATCGAACGTGATCCAATCCTCATGGCGAAAGAGGTCGCGTCGGTTGACCAAATCTCCAATGGTCGTGTGTTGTTCGGTATCGGTGGCGGCTGGAACGCCGAGGAAATGGAAAACCACGGCACGCCATTCAAGCGGCGCTGGAAAGTGTTGCGCGAGAAGATCGAAGCCATGAAAGAAATCTGGACCAAAGATGCCGCCGAATATCACGGTGAGTTTGTCAATTTCGATCCGATCTGGAGCTATCCAAAGCCATATCAGAAACCGTATCCACCAATTCTGATGGGCACCTTCAACGGCGGACTCAATCGTGTAGTGAACTATTGTAATGGGTGGATTCCAGTCGGCTTCTTCTCGAAAGACTTACCTGAGTCCATAAAAGAACTCGGACAGATGGCACAAAAAGCAGGCAAAACGTCCGGCGACTTTCCGGTGTCCATTTTCGGCGCATCAGATAAGGAAGAAGAACTGGCGACCTTGCAAAAGATGGGCGCGGAACGCGCAGTATTTGTCGTCCCGTCTGAGGGACGCGACACGATTCTGCCAATGCTTGATAAATATGCAAAGTTGGTAGTGAAGTTTGCCTAGCCAGGGGTTACTCTAACGTTTGAGAGGACTACTGCCGTCATGCCCGCGCAGGCGGGCATCCAGGATCTTCAAGCAGAAGCCTGTGGGTATTCCTCCTGGATTCCCGCGTTCGCGGGAATAACGTTTTCCACCGAGCATAGGTAACGATTTTAAGAGATGTACTTTTCTCGGGGTTATGCAAAAATCCCCGCTGAGGAACGCAGGCCGTCCCTACAGACAACCTGGGACGTCGTGCGCCAACTCATACGACTGAGGAGGGAGAAACTATGGGAGTCTTATCCGGTTACAAAGTCGTCGAATTTGCTGGCATTGGTCCAGCACCGATGTGTGCGATGTTGCTGTCCGACATGGGCGCTGAAGTGCTGCGCATCGACCGTGCCGAGGATGCGAACCTAGGAATCTCGACTGATGCGAAGTTTAACGTGCTGGGTCGCGGTCGCCGCTCTGTCGCAATCGATCTCAAGAGTAAAGAAGGCACCGAAGTTGCCCTTAAACTGATCGCGAAAGCAGATGCTCTGATTGAAGGCTTCCGCCCTGGCGTGATGGAGCGCCTCGGTCTTGGTCCAGATGTGTGCATGGCCCGCAATCCCAAACTGGTCTACGGACGCATGACTGGTTGGGGCCAAGAAGGTCCGATGGCACACGCTGCTGGTCATGACATCAACTACATTGCATTGACTGGCGCTCTGCATTCAATTGGTCGTCGTGGCGAAGCTCCGGTCCCGCCACTAAACCTCGTCGGCGACTTTGGTGGTGGTGGTGTCTATCTCGCCCTCGGCGTGGTTGGCGCATTATTAGAAGCGCAAAAGTCCGGAAAAGGCCAAACCATTGATGTTGCGATGGTCGATGGTGCGTCATCACTGATGGCGGCGATCTACGGCCTGCGTGCAGCCGGTCGGTGGACCGACACTCGTGGTGACAATATCCTCGACACCGGCGCGCATTATTACAACGTGTACGAGACCAAAGACGGAAAATACGTTTCGATCGGTTCGATTGAGACCAAATTCTACGCTGAACTGCTGCAGCTCAGCGGGTTACAACACGAAGAGTTACCCAAACAGAACGACAAGAACAACTGGCCGAAGATGAACGAGCGCTTGGCTTCGATCTTCCGCAACAAAACCCGTGATGAGTGGTGTAAGATCATGGAAGGCAGTGATGTCTGTTTTGCGCCAGTGCTCGATATGGGCGAAGCACCAAAGCATCCACACAATAAACATCGCGGCACGTTCGTTGAGGTTGATGGCGTCATGCAGCCAGGTCCTGCCCCGCGTTTCAGCCGCACTCCTAGTGCGATTCAGGGTCCGCCTTCCACCCCCGGACAACATACCGCTGTTGCTCTCAAGGATTGGGGGTTTAGCAGTAGTGAAGTAGAGCAATTGCAAAAGTCGGGAGCGATTGGGACAAGAGGGTAAATAATAACAAGAAGTGTCACCCCTCAGCCGCAGAGCGGCGACAGAAGGTAGCCCGGCCTTTCAAGGCCGGGAGAACAATGCCACCGCTGTCATCGCATCGCTGCGTGACGCGGAGGATGGACTCATTCGCACCGGGGCTTGACACCCCCGGTTACCATCGATCGTCCCTCAGGGGCGAAAAAGGCTGAGCAAGGACCAAACAGGAAGGAACCACACATGTCAGATTTTGACCTGTTAATCCGTGGAGGAACGATCGTCGACGGCTCACGCAGCGGGAAAATCGGCAGGCGTTGGGGAAGAATGTCGACGAATTCGCCCGTGCCACAGGTCGTGCTCCGATTGATGCATTCCTCGACTTATCACTGGCAGAGAACCTCAAAACCGGATTCAAGCTCCATGACTTCGCCAATCGTGATCAAGATGCGTTGGCAACGATGTTAACTCATCCGAATGCGGTTATTGGCCTTTCTGACGGTGGGGCGCATGCCAAACTATTTTCACTCGGCAAATACCCCGTTGAGTTTATCGCCAATTGGGCTCGTGACCGGCAATTGATGTCTCTCGAAGAAGCGCACTGGCGTTTGTCGTTCGTACCCTCGTGGATCATTGGCTTGCAGGACCGTGGCTGGTTGAGACAAGGCATGGCTGCGGACATTATTGTCTATGATCTCGATGGATTACGTGTCACCCCAACTGAGCCGGAAATGATTCACGATCTTCCTGGTGGTGAAGGTCGGTTAGTACAGCGAGCAGTCGGCATCGATTACACGATCATCAATGGGCGGATAACCTTCGAGGGACAACAGTGCACTGGCGCGCGACCGGGAGCGCTGCTCCGGAGCGCCGCATACCAGCAAAATTCATAATGAGGGAGATTGTATGAAAGTCGTTGACGGCGACAGCCACTTTATTGAACCCCTGGATGTCTTTGTTCGTTACATCGACCCGGCCTATCGGGAACGTGCGATGCACATGGAGACCGACACCAAAGGCAGGCCACAGCTGGTGGTTGACGGCAGAACCATGCGGCTGGGCAACGATGCGGAGGAGATGCTGAGTGTGGTCGTGGGCTACGGCCAAAAAGAAGACGGTCATGCGCTCAATAACATGGATCGAACCAAGATGACGGGTGGCGATTGGGAAGACATGGGTAAACGTATTCAATACCTGGATGCTGAAGGGTTTGACTACCAAATTCTCTTCCCAACCTTAGGCCTGTTGTGGGAAGGTGACGTCCGCGATGCTGCCTTGGCGGCTGCGTTGTGTCGAGCATACAACACCTGGGCCTTTGAGGCCGTGTCTAGCTATGGCAACCGGTTGTTTCCAGCTGCTCACATTTCATTACGTGATCCTGAGCTGGCAGCGCAAGAAATCAACCGTGTTGCCAAATTGGGCGCACGTTCAGTGATGGTTGGGTCCGCGCCCGTGCACGGCAAGAGCTTTGGTGACGCACTGTACGATCCGGTGTGGGCTGCGGCGCAGGACTGTAACGTCGCGGTCAGTATTCACCCTGCTGGTAACAAGGATTATCTGGGTAGTGCCTGGATGCGCGATCGTAATCCTGGGTTCATGTTCATTTCGATGAATGTCATTCAAGATCCACGCATGTCGCTCAGTACTCTGGTGTATGACGGCGCCTTGGAACGCTTCCCTTCTCTACGTGTCGCAACGGTAGAATCGATGGGCAGTTGGGTGGGCGAATGGGTTGAACGCTTCGAGTATCGCTATCAGTACATGCGCCACACGTCGCAGATGAAACGACCGATCCGCGAATATCTGGCTCGCAACATTTGGATCAATGCGGACCCGAGCGAAAAGTTGCTCCCGCTCATCGTGCAATTCGTCGGGCATGAAAAGTTTTTCGTTGGCTCTGATTACCCGCATGCCGAAGGTTTTGTCCACCCAGTACAAGGCATGAAAGAGCTACTCACCGGCTTACCGACAACGGCGATAAACGGCATACTCGGGACCAACGCCTGCGCGTTCTACGGGCTACAGAACTAACGTGGTCCGTGCGGACATCACGGTTCAAGAAAGGAACACACAGTTATGCCAGACCATGGAGGAATCGTTACCGCGCTCTATGATGGGCGCAGACAGGGCAGAGCACCGGTCGGCGTGGATCAGGTACAGTTGCAACTGGACGATGCTCTATCGATCCAGCTTGGGGTCCTTGATCGTTTCAGCGCTGCTGGTGAACCGCACGGTGGCTGGAAGGTCGGGTTAACGTCTGGGGCAGCGCGGGACCGCATGGGGAAGGACTTTCGGCCATTTGGCTATGTGTTACGCAGTCGTATTCTGCCAAGCAGTGCGCGTGTGGCACGGCAGCCGATCATGAAGTGTTCAGTCGAACCGGAGCTATGTTTGATCGTTGGCTCACCGTTGCGTGGTGACAATATCGATGCGGCGGCTGCGAAAGCGGCCGTGCGCGCTGTCGCTCCTGCGTTTGAAATCAACGAACGTCGCACCGCTCCTGAGCAGGGGAATTCGCTGTTGCTGGCCGACGGACTCGCCAATTGGGGCATCGTGGTTGGTCCAGAAGCACCGGTGCGTGATGGGCTCGTCGATACGACAGTGGAGTTCTACGATGGCGATCAGTTGGTCGAAAGCAAGACGCCTGGCAGCACAATGGACGACCCGTATCTGTCCTTGGCACGCGTCGCTAGCTTGTTGCACAAGTTTGGTCGGGGCCTGGAACCCGGACAGCCTGTGATTACCGGGTCGTTTTGCCACCATGCAGTAACGCATGCAGGCGTGTATCGGGCTCGTTTCGTCGGCATCGGTGATGTGTCGGTAGAGTTTACATAACCCGTAGCGTGCGCTGTGCGCACGAGGCTGAACGAAATTCCGATCAGGACGGAGGCATGACCCGTATGAGCATTCTTCAGTTGGACAAACCCACGAACATTCTAGTGCTATTGGGACTCACCCTCCCCGAAGTGACCGAAGGCGACCTGGCGAAAATCAACGCTGCTGCCCCTTCTGGGTCGACCGTTCGCGTGGTCTCGAACGTCAAAGATGCGATTGCTGCCGCAGGGGATGTTGAGGTCATTCTCGGCTTTATCCCCGAGCCATTGTTCAGAGCCGCCCCACGCTTGCGCTGGGTTCATGCCATTGCCTCCGGCGTTGATATGTTCCTGTATCCAGCGATGCGCGACTCAGATGTTGTACTCACCGGTGAGAAGGGATTGGTCGGTGGGCATCTCGCCGATACCGGCTTTGGCCTGTTATTGAACCTCACGCGGCAGATTGCGACATCGATCCGTCTCGGTCCGGCGAGTTGGGACGCACGGGAAGCGATGCGCGTGAAAGAGATCGAGCTTGAGGGCCTAACGATGGGTATTGTTGGCTTTGGCGGCACCGGTCGCGCCATGGCACGCCGTGCCGTTGCCTTTGGCATGAACGTCATCGCGGTCGATGAGTGGCCTGTCGCTCCGTCGGACGGGGTGCATGAGGTCTGGGCAACCGAACGGCTGCCAGTACTCCTCGCTGCCTCAGATGTTGTGGCAATCTGCTGTCCGCTCTCGCCAAAAACGCGCAATCTTTTCGATGACAGAACGTTCAACCAAATGAAGCGCGGCGCCTTTCTGGTCAACGTCACCAGGGGTGAAATCATGGACAGTGATGCGTTGGTACGGGCGCTGCAGGATGGACGATGTGCTGGTGCAGGCCTCGATGTCGCCCCGAAGGAACCTCTACCGGCAGATCACCCGTTGTGGAAGTTAGAGAACGTCGTGATGACGCCGCATACCGCCGGTGCAAGTCAGCTACGCGCACGCCGGAATTTAGATCGTTTCTGCGACAACCTGCGCCTTGTCCAACGTGGTGAGCCTTTATTGGGAGCGATTAATAAGCAACTTGGCTATTAGCCGAAAGCACACCATAGAAAATTGGTACAGTAGCGCTGTCACCCTGAGTGCAACGAAGAGTCTCTCAGAGAGATTCTTCGTGTATACTGCGCGCGGGCACGAATTGCGCTTTTTCTCCGCGGCGACCGCGAGTGTCATTCTGAACGGAGCACCGCGAGCGAGGAATTTCGCAGCGGGAGCGGGGGAGAGATGCTTCGCTTTGCTCAGCATGACAAAACCGCACTTGCTACCCACGCATAGTATAGTTTATCGCGAGATGGTCGCAGGGCTCAGAATGACATGACTCGGAGTTGGTGGCGTAAAGTGTGCGAATCTTCGGTGGTCCAATGTAGCGCCGGAGTCAGATCCGCATGATTAGTCAGGTGGCAGGGTCTTCTCCAAGGCCACGGCCTTCGCTCTGGTCGCTTGATAAAATTGCTTGAGCGTCGGAAACTCCGCCGAGCGAAACGGACAGGCAAAGCATTGCATCGTCCCTTTGGCGAAGCTCTGACAACAGACGCCCGTTGCGCGGGTCATGGCACTTTCGACATAACCGGTGCCGTTGGTCTTCATCAACGCAAACAAACACAGGTCAATGAACCGCCACACCGAGGCAGTCGGTTTGACGACAAGGGGCGCCGGTGCATGTAATTCGAAAGCCTTTGCGGCCCGGTCGACAAACTCTTGTGGCGATAGTCCGCCTTCCGCCTCAAGAAACATTTGCATGGTCAACAACATTACTCCCCTCCTGCACGATTCATCTGCGGGACCAGCGGTGGATCGAACGCGGTCACTGTGAGTTCGGGCCCCGTGTATTTTTCGACTTCTACCAGTGTGGTCTGCGCACTACTTCCCTGCGCCAGCCGTGACGTACCTTTATCTAACGTCAAGACATTGGGATTGCCGTGCTTATCAAGGCTCCCAACCACCCCAGGTTCCGCAGGATCGTACCACGCGCCGGTAGCCATCTGCACAACGTGAGGGCGAAGATCCTCAGTGACAACCGCGCCAGCCAACAGTGCACCGCGGTCATTAACAACGCGAACAATGTCACCGCTCGTAATACCCCGTCGTGCCGCGTCAGCGGGATTGAGGCGGATCGGCTCCCGACCTCGGACCTTACTACTCTGACTAACGCGTCCCATATCCATCTGTGCATGAAGCCTCGTCCTCGGTTGGGAGGTCAACAAATGCAATGGATAGCGCTCAGCCGTACTGCTGCCAAGCCATTCTACCGGCTCCAGCCAGGTCGGATGACCAGGACAGTCGTCATAGCCAAACCCGTCGATCGTCTCGGAGAAGATTTCGATGCGGCCAGAAGGCGTGGCTAGTGGATTACTCACGGGATCGGCACGAAAGTCAGCAAAGGCAACATAGGGTTCCGCAACCCGCGGTATTTCATAAAATCCTTGTTGCCAAAACTCGTCAAAAGACGGCCAATGCATTTCCCAGCGTGCCGCCCACGTCGCCGCAGTATCATAGATCTGCCACAGAAATTCTAATTCACTGTGACCTTCGGTAAACTGTTGACGAACCCCAAAGCGAGCTGCCAGATCAGCAAAGATGTCGTAGTCGTTGCGCGCCTGCCCTACTGGAGCGATAGCTTGTTTCATCGCAATCACAAAGCGATCAAAGGAACTCGCACCAATATCATTACGCTCTACCGTGGTCGTCGATGGCAGGACGAGATCGGCGTGCCGTGCCGTCGCCGTCCACCACGGATCATTGACAATGATGGTATCCGGTCGCCGCCACGCGTCGACAAGACGGTTCAGATCTTGATGATGATGAAACGGATTGCCCCCGCTCCAATAGACCAAGTGGATATCAGGGTAGAGCAGGTCTAACCCATTGTACTGGAACGGTTGCCCTGGACGGAGCAGCATGTCGGCAATGCGCGCTACCGGAATGAAGTCCTCTACAGGATTCTTCCCAGTGGGCAATACCGGAACAGGAGCTGGAGGTCGCACATCCGCAAGGCCTTCCATACTGCCGTACCCAACCCCAAACCCTCCGCCCGGAAGACCAATCTGGCCCAGAATAGCGGCTAGTGCGATCATCGCCCACATCGGCTGTTCGCCGTGATCACTGCGCTGCAAGGACCAATTGGCAGTAATCAACGTCCGAGAGCGTGCCATACGTCGAGCTAGCTGGCGAATTTTCGCCGCTGGGATTTCACTCACGCGCTCAGCCCAGTCTGCATCTTTCGCCACACCATCCGTGTTGCCAAGCAAATACTGGTGAAAACGCTCGAAGCCCACGCTATAGCGAGCAAGAAACTCCCGGTTATGGAGTTTCTCGTCGATCAGGGTGTGCGCGAGGGCAAGCATCACCGCTGTGTCAGTGTTGGGCCGCGGTGCTAACCATTCAGCATCAAGGGTCGCAGCCATGTCATCACGAGTCGGACTGATATTGCAGAAGCCAACACCCGCAGCTTTCGCTCGCTCCAACCAGGCAGGCGTTCCATGTTCGATAGCACCGCCAGTGGTCACCTGGGTATTGCGCAACGGAAGGCCACCGAATGTCACGACTAGTTCCCCGTGGTCGATGACGCTCTGCCAACTCGGGCCACCTGCACCGTGTCGAGCACTGCCGACGACACGTTTGCACAGCACTTCCACAGCGGCATTGCTGTAGGTTTCGCGGGACCCAACAAAACCACCAATACAATTGAGGAAACGTTGGAGTTGTGACTTGGCATGATGAAAGCGACCAGCACTCGCCCAACCATAGGTACCGGCAAAGATAGATCTATTGCCATACTGCGAGATCACGCGGCGTAACTCTTCGGCAACAAGATTGAGTGCTTTTTCCCATGAGATAGGCACGAAACGATCGCTGCCGCGACCTGCATTCCCCTTTCCTGAGCCGTGCCGTAACCATCCTTCACGAACAGCAGGCTGTCGTACCCGGCATGGGTGATACACGGCATCAGGAATTGATTGCAGCATCGGCGAGGGAGACAGATCGAGCGCAAAAGGCTCCACACTCACAAATTGTCCATTGACCACGGTGGGAGTAAACGCACCCCAATGGGAACTTTGCAATGGTCGGTTACGCGGTCGCTGATCTCTCGCCATGTCTGCTTTTTTACGGTGTTGGAGGACTTTTTTCTACAGGGCCGAGTCATGGAGGTTGTGACTGACGACTCATAACTGCTAGCTGATAACTGTCTGTAGCTGAACGCTGACCGCGGAAAGCTCAAGGCTACGAAGGTGAACCCTTGACAACGCCGACCAGAACACCGTAAGCGTAGATATGAATATAGAAGGAGGGTAAGAATGTCGTACGATCTTCTCATAAAGAACGGAACCATTGTCGATGGGACAGGCGCCCCTCGTTACCAAGCGGATGTCGCAGTCGCCAACGGCAAAATCGCCGAGATAGGCAAGATCACTGATGGCGCAACGAAGGTCATTGATGCCTCAGACCTCGTGGTTTCACCAGGCTTCGTCGATCCCCACACCCACTATGATGCCCAGATTTGCTGGGATCCCTTGATCACCTCGTCCTCCTGGCACGGCGTCACCAGCCTGGTCATGGGCAACTGCGGCGTCGGACTTGCCCCGTGCAAACCAGAAGTGCGCGAGATCGCGGCGTGGGATTTAGTCAATGTCGAATCAATTCCGTTTGACGTGCTCGCGAAGGGCGTGACCTGGGATTGGACGACCTTCCCACAGTACATGGATGCTGCGGCTAAACGTGGCTCAGGTATCAACCTTGGCTTTCTCGCACCGTTGACTCCCTTCCGCCATTTTGTGATGGGCGAAGAGTCGATGGACCGTGCCGCAACCCCAGCAGAAACCGCCCAAATCAAAGCGCTCATCAAAGAAGCAGTAGCGGCCGGCGCAATGGGATTCACCACCAGTTTTATCGCCCAACACATTGGCTATAAGGGTCGTCCGTTAGCGTGCCGTCAAGCGAGCTTCGATGAATTCAAAGCCTACAGTAACGCCCTGAAAGAACTGGGCAGAGGTTCAATCGAGTTGGCCCTGACCAACGATATCTCTGTGGTTGACGAACGCGAGTACGCTTTGTTGGACTTACTGCTCACAGAAAGTGGCCGTCCGGTGACGTGGCTGGCATTGCTTAATCGCGACGACAAACCCAATGCACCGCAGGAAACACTGCGGGCAACCGCTGAGCTGTGCAAGAAGGGCGCAGTCCCACAAGTGAGCTGTCGTCCATTGATCATTCAGATCGATCTGCGCAACCCATTTATCTTCTCGAATCTTCCCTGCTGGAACCCCGCGTTCCAACGCCCGATAGACGAGCAGATCGCCTTCTATCGTGATCCGAGCTTCCGCGCGGCCTTCCGCAAGGAGATGGAGGCGCCGAAGGTCTTCAGCGGACGGTGGGATCGTGCGATTGTACATGAAGTCAGCAATCCGGCGATGAAGTCGCTGCTGGGCAAGAGCGTCGCGCAAATCGCCAAAGAACGCGGCAAAGATGGGCTCGACACGTTTTTAGATCTGGCCATCGAAGACCGGCTCGAATTGCAATACACCTACGAGCTCTTCAACGCCAATGAAGAGAAAATTCCTGAGCTGATCAAAGACCCACGCGTAATGGTCGGCCTCTCCGATGGTGGCGCGCACGTCGACATGCTGTGTGATGCTGGCTATGCAACCTATCTGTTAGGCACGTGGGTGCGCGACAAGTCAGTCCTGTCCCTGGAGCATGCGATTAAACGCCTCACCAGCGAACCGGCAGCATTCTTTGGTATTAGCCAGCGTGGCACGATCAAAAAAGGCATGGCGGCGGACTTCGCGATCTTCGATATGAAGACGGTCGGCTCGCCGAAACGTGGCGAAATGCGGAACGACCTGCCTGGCGGTGGCCGACGACTGGTCGTTCCGGCAAAGGGTGTGGAATACACGATCGTCAATGGTACCGTGCTGTACGAGCACCAGAAACATACTGGCGCGATGCCCGGCCAGGTGTTGCGCTCTGGGCAGGCGTAGCCACTGATTAAGCACCAGTCACAACTTAAGGAAAAATCGCTGTGTTTTTAGGTGTACCGTTGCGAGTATGGGTTCCTTCTCTCTCAGGGAGAAGGTCAGGATGAGGGAGCCGAGAAGCCAAAAGCCCTGAGTTTTCATCCCCTCACCCTAGCCCTCTCCCTGAGGGAGAGGGAATTATGCTGCTGCTAACGGCTTAAGTTGTGACTGGTGACATAACCCCGACTGTACGAGAGACTCTGCTTCCGCTTCGTCCTTATTATGCAGCTTCTGCGTGCTCCGGCTCAACCGCGTGCGCGGATTCCACGGCCTGGGCAAAGGATGCGGCTTGTCGCGTATCACGGAGCGATAAAATCACCGCAACCGTGGGAATCGCGATCGCGCTGAACCAGGTCACTGCGGATAAGCCGACAAACGACGGGGTCAAGTCCGCTGTCAGATCTAGACTCGCGGCTGCTACTGTGAAGATATCGAA is drawn from Deltaproteobacteria bacterium and contains these coding sequences:
- a CDS encoding TIGR03619 family F420-dependent LLM class oxidoreductase → MKLGVSMFATDYAIRPDELALACEDRGFESIWFPEHTHIPASRKSPWPGGAELPKEYWHTHDLFVAMTAAAAVTKNIKIGSGICLVIERDPILMAKEVASVDQISNGRVLFGIGGGWNAEEMENHGTPFKRRWKVLREKIEAMKEIWTKDAAEYHGEFVNFDPIWSYPKPYQKPYPPILMGTFNGGLNRVVNYCNGWIPVGFFSKDLPESIKELGQMAQKAGKTSGDFPVSIFGASDKEEELATLQKMGAERAVFVVPSEGRDTILPMLDKYAKLVVKFA
- a CDS encoding CoA transferase, producing the protein MGVLSGYKVVEFAGIGPAPMCAMLLSDMGAEVLRIDRAEDANLGISTDAKFNVLGRGRRSVAIDLKSKEGTEVALKLIAKADALIEGFRPGVMERLGLGPDVCMARNPKLVYGRMTGWGQEGPMAHAAGHDINYIALTGALHSIGRRGEAPVPPLNLVGDFGGGGVYLALGVVGALLEAQKSGKGQTIDVAMVDGASSLMAAIYGLRAAGRWTDTRGDNILDTGAHYYNVYETKDGKYVSIGSIETKFYAELLQLSGLQHEELPKQNDKNNWPKMNERLASIFRNKTRDEWCKIMEGSDVCFAPVLDMGEAPKHPHNKHRGTFVEVDGVMQPGPAPRFSRTPSAIQGPPSTPGQHTAVALKDWGFSSSEVEQLQKSGAIGTRG
- a CDS encoding amidohydrolase family protein, translating into MGKNVDEFARATGRAPIDAFLDLSLAENLKTGFKLHDFANRDQDALATMLTHPNAVIGLSDGGAHAKLFSLGKYPVEFIANWARDRQLMSLEEAHWRLSFVPSWIIGLQDRGWLRQGMAADIIVYDLDGLRVTPTEPEMIHDLPGGEGRLVQRAVGIDYTIINGRITFEGQQCTGARPGALLRSAAYQQNS
- a CDS encoding amidohydrolase, with translation MKVVDGDSHFIEPLDVFVRYIDPAYRERAMHMETDTKGRPQLVVDGRTMRLGNDAEEMLSVVVGYGQKEDGHALNNMDRTKMTGGDWEDMGKRIQYLDAEGFDYQILFPTLGLLWEGDVRDAALAAALCRAYNTWAFEAVSSYGNRLFPAAHISLRDPELAAQEINRVAKLGARSVMVGSAPVHGKSFGDALYDPVWAAAQDCNVAVSIHPAGNKDYLGSAWMRDRNPGFMFISMNVIQDPRMSLSTLVYDGALERFPSLRVATVESMGSWVGEWVERFEYRYQYMRHTSQMKRPIREYLARNIWINADPSEKLLPLIVQFVGHEKFFVGSDYPHAEGFVHPVQGMKELLTGLPTTAINGILGTNACAFYGLQN
- a CDS encoding D-2-hydroxyacid dehydrogenase, which produces MTRMSILQLDKPTNILVLLGLTLPEVTEGDLAKINAAAPSGSTVRVVSNVKDAIAAAGDVEVILGFIPEPLFRAAPRLRWVHAIASGVDMFLYPAMRDSDVVLTGEKGLVGGHLADTGFGLLLNLTRQIATSIRLGPASWDAREAMRVKEIELEGLTMGIVGFGGTGRAMARRAVAFGMNVIAVDEWPVAPSDGVHEVWATERLPVLLAASDVVAICCPLSPKTRNLFDDRTFNQMKRGAFLVNVTRGEIMDSDALVRALQDGRCAGAGLDVAPKEPLPADHPLWKLENVVMTPHTAGASQLRARRNLDRFCDNLRLVQRGEPLLGAINKQLGY
- a CDS encoding molybdopterin guanine dinucleotide-containing S/N-oxide reductase, producing MARDQRPRNRPLQSSHWGAFTPTVVNGQFVSVEPFALDLSPSPMLQSIPDAVYHPCRVRQPAVREGWLRHGSGKGNAGRGSDRFVPISWEKALNLVAEELRRVISQYGNRSIFAGTYGWASAGRFHHAKSQLQRFLNCIGGFVGSRETYSNAAVEVLCKRVVGSARHGAGGPSWQSVIDHGELVVTFGGLPLRNTQVTTGGAIEHGTPAWLERAKAAGVGFCNISPTRDDMAATLDAEWLAPRPNTDTAVMLALAHTLIDEKLHNREFLARYSVGFERFHQYLLGNTDGVAKDADWAERVSEIPAAKIRQLARRMARSRTLITANWSLQRSDHGEQPMWAMIALAAILGQIGLPGGGFGVGYGSMEGLADVRPPAPVPVLPTGKNPVEDFIPVARIADMLLRPGQPFQYNGLDLLYPDIHLVYWSGGNPFHHHQDLNRLVDAWRRPDTIIVNDPWWTATARHADLVLPSTTTVERNDIGASSFDRFVIAMKQAIAPVGQARNDYDIFADLAARFGVRQQFTEGHSELEFLWQIYDTAATWAARWEMHWPSFDEFWQQGFYEIPRVAEPYVAFADFRADPVSNPLATPSGRIEIFSETIDGFGYDDCPGHPTWLEPVEWLGSSTAERYPLHLLTSQPRTRLHAQMDMGRVSQSSKVRGREPIRLNPADAARRGITSGDIVRVVNDRGALLAGAVVTEDLRPHVVQMATGAWYDPAEPGVVGSLDKHGNPNVLTLDKGTSRLAQGSSAQTTLVEVEKYTGPELTVTAFDPPLVPQMNRAGGE
- a CDS encoding amidohydrolase family protein, producing the protein MSYDLLIKNGTIVDGTGAPRYQADVAVANGKIAEIGKITDGATKVIDASDLVVSPGFVDPHTHYDAQICWDPLITSSSWHGVTSLVMGNCGVGLAPCKPEVREIAAWDLVNVESIPFDVLAKGVTWDWTTFPQYMDAAAKRGSGINLGFLAPLTPFRHFVMGEESMDRAATPAETAQIKALIKEAVAAGAMGFTTSFIAQHIGYKGRPLACRQASFDEFKAYSNALKELGRGSIELALTNDISVVDEREYALLDLLLTESGRPVTWLALLNRDDKPNAPQETLRATAELCKKGAVPQVSCRPLIIQIDLRNPFIFSNLPCWNPAFQRPIDEQIAFYRDPSFRAAFRKEMEAPKVFSGRWDRAIVHEVSNPAMKSLLGKSVAQIAKERGKDGLDTFLDLAIEDRLELQYTYELFNANEEKIPELIKDPRVMVGLSDGGAHVDMLCDAGYATYLLGTWVRDKSVLSLEHAIKRLTSEPAAFFGISQRGTIKKGMAADFAIFDMKTVGSPKRGEMRNDLPGGGRRLVVPAKGVEYTIVNGTVLYEHQKHTGAMPGQVLRSGQA